One segment of Candidatus Micrarchaeum acidiphilum ARMAN-2 DNA contains the following:
- a CDS encoding peptidase S16 lon domain protein, producing the protein MLRKQLLVSILATAALGIAILQLSGAALVGTAQIHAPAVILSNNTGVLTIIKLTVSTGDGKVSVVGPYKVGSSTIKSAETAAAYGAGYLGLDYRNYNFTYDIVDPNANVSGPSAGTAMTLLAVSALSGTRLLGNFTVTGTISSNGTIGAIGGVYDKVAAAKAAGMKFAIVPEVPADSTENMLYLLVQDNFDIPLIQAANFSQAYAYASGLKKISRADLTSFDFYTDYNVSRISNATLECTGPDSCNQTAFKDLYGFTYAMTKGAISNLSANRRFTNVSAQLMRVLNQSDRIYSNGYIYTGADMAFLDYLDAFFFINHNASKGSGLNEINSINNYCNALVPPNMTYDNYEYVLGGELRQAWGEYTANATLEAYNTTAVDTDGVLESLYVAGEANAWCSAANFMYGMSGKIGGNATVYPDSALAEVARQRLARASGYYGIYLATANQAYSNGNYPLAILDSDYAYALDGGISPNASLNSSAIEGQIYAITKNATFGVWAQQFSDEARFYAEEAAMSQNATLSKNYAETGFTTAVLASMLSNDTRVIFNNLTTTKVITTTAAQKQAITGISIVYILIVVFILLAIILTALFLLLNSHIGDSSTVIKR; encoded by the coding sequence TTGCTTCGTAAACAATTGCTTGTTTCTATTTTGGCAACTGCAGCCCTTGGAATTGCAATCTTGCAGCTTTCAGGAGCGGCTTTAGTTGGCACTGCGCAAATACATGCCCCTGCAGTAATATTGAGCAACAACACAGGCGTACTTACGATTATAAAGCTAACAGTATCTACGGGAGATGGAAAGGTAAGCGTTGTCGGCCCGTATAAAGTTGGCAGCAGTACGATAAAGTCTGCTGAAACCGCGGCGGCATATGGCGCAGGCTACTTGGGGCTTGACTACAGAAATTACAATTTTACTTATGACATAGTGGACCCGAATGCGAACGTTTCCGGGCCTAGTGCAGGCACCGCGATGACCTTGCTGGCAGTATCGGCATTGTCCGGCACCAGATTACTCGGCAACTTTACAGTTACCGGGACCATCTCAAGCAACGGCACGATAGGCGCGATAGGAGGAGTGTATGACAAGGTGGCCGCTGCAAAGGCAGCCGGGATGAAGTTCGCGATAGTGCCGGAGGTGCCGGCCGACTCCACCGAGAACATGCTTTACCTCCTTGTACAGGACAATTTTGATATACCGCTGATCCAGGCGGCCAACTTTTCGCAGGCATACGCTTACGCATCTGGCTTAAAAAAGATTTCAAGAGCGGACCTCACCTCGTTTGATTTTTATACTGATTACAACGTTTCCAGGATATCAAACGCCACGCTTGAATGCACGGGCCCGGACAGCTGCAACCAGACCGCATTCAAGGACCTATATGGTTTTACATACGCTATGACAAAAGGCGCAATATCAAATCTCTCTGCGAATAGGAGATTTACAAACGTGAGCGCACAGCTTATGAGGGTGCTCAACCAGTCCGACAGGATATACAGCAATGGCTATATCTACACCGGGGCCGACATGGCATTCCTTGACTATCTTGACGCCTTCTTTTTCATAAATCACAACGCAAGCAAGGGCTCGGGATTGAACGAGATAAACAGCATAAATAACTACTGCAACGCGCTAGTGCCTCCAAATATGACATACGATAATTACGAATATGTGCTGGGCGGCGAGCTCAGGCAGGCGTGGGGCGAGTATACCGCCAATGCGACCCTAGAAGCTTACAACACCACAGCAGTTGATACTGACGGCGTGCTCGAATCGCTTTACGTGGCAGGGGAGGCGAATGCATGGTGCAGTGCAGCCAATTTCATGTATGGAATGAGCGGAAAAATAGGAGGCAATGCGACCGTTTATCCGGACTCGGCGCTCGCCGAAGTCGCAAGGCAGAGGCTTGCACGTGCTTCTGGATACTATGGCATATATTTGGCAACCGCAAACCAGGCCTACAGCAATGGCAATTATCCTTTGGCCATACTGGATTCAGACTATGCATACGCTCTAGATGGCGGGATAAGCCCGAATGCTAGCCTGAATTCTAGTGCAATTGAAGGGCAGATATACGCCATTACGAAAAACGCAACTTTCGGGGTATGGGCCCAGCAGTTTTCAGATGAGGCGCGCTTCTATGCTGAAGAGGCTGCAATGTCGCAGAATGCAACCCTATCGAAGAATTACGCAGAGACTGGATTTACTACTGCGGTGCTTGCCAGCATGCTGAGCAATGATACAAGGGTAATATTTAATAATCTTACTACGACAAAAGTAATAACTACAACAGCAGCGCAGAAGCAGGCAATAACAGGCATTTCGATTGTTTACATCCTTATCGTTGTGTTCATCCTGCTTGCGATAATCTTGACTGCTTTGTTTTTACTGCTGAACAGCCACATAGGAGATAGCAGCACTGTAATTAAAAGGTGA
- a CDS encoding translation elongation factor EF-1 beta subunit codes for MAKVGIVYKVYPKDDMLESVVKNIKEKLSPAGLQTEDIAFGIQIVKAFFTFDDSEKSSSEIEESLKKLEGVSEVEVEQESLI; via the coding sequence ATGGCAAAAGTCGGAATTGTATATAAGGTTTATCCGAAGGACGACATGCTGGAGAGCGTGGTAAAGAACATAAAGGAGAAATTGTCTCCGGCCGGCTTGCAGACCGAGGATATAGCATTTGGCATACAGATTGTTAAGGCCTTCTTCACATTTGATGACTCTGAAAAGAGCTCCTCTGAAATAGAGGAATCGCTAAAAAAGTTGGAAGGCGTAAGCGAAGTCGAAGTCGAACAGGAGAGCCTTATCTGA